From the Cucumis sativus cultivar 9930 chromosome 5, Cucumber_9930_V3, whole genome shotgun sequence genome, the window CAAAGTTAGCTCCCTCCCCTCATCCGTTTAagtttttagatttaataCACTATAAATAGAACCCACTGCAACTCCCATTTGGATACACACACATTTCAAAAACGCTAGATTTCTCTACACAAATTAAAATGGCCAACTTTCCCTTTTTCTCGATCCATTTCTGTCTCCTGTTAATCACTCTCTTCTTCCAAGCATCAAGTGCTGGTAATTATAATGTCATAAGTTTTGGTGCAAAAGGTGATGAAAGAACAGATTCAACTGTTTCTTTTCTCAAGGCCTGGGCTTCTGCTTGTACTTCACCTAAGCCTTCTACGATTTATGTTCCTAAAGGAAGGTTCTTAATTAAAGGCATTGTTTTCAAAGGCCCTTGTAAGAACCAAATCACGTTTCAAATCGATGGCACGGTTGTCGCACCCTCGGATTATCGTGCTCTTGGCAATTCAGATTCTTGGATTTTGTTCTCTAAAGTTAACAAAGTTTCTGTGGTTGGTGGAACTCTTGACGGCAAAGGTGCTAGTTATTGGGCTTGCAAGACGTCTGGAAAGAATTGTCCTGTTGGAGTTCCGGTATGTGTTCAACTTTCATTGAAATTCAATGGTCCATTTctgttaaatttcaaattttgattagaGAACGTTAGAACATGGTTTCTACCAGTTTGTAACAGAGATTCTAATCTGATAACATCTTTATAAATAACCCATACCAACATAGAAATTATATTAAcgaaattcaaaataaattctaCTTCAAACTAtggtttttaaaacttaaattaaagtaAGATAATTCTGATTTCTTTCTaaccttttttattaaatattctcTTGAAATAGAACATTCGATTTCACGAAACGTTAGATAGATTAAAgtgtatttgatttttcttatcAGTAATTTCAATCACTTTTGTGTTCGAGTTTTACCAGAGTAATTGAAAGTTATGTTAAATGTATTGTATATGTAATGCAGTCAATGACATTCAATTGGGCAAACAACATTGTGATAAGTGGATTAACATCGATTAATAGCCGACAAACCCACCTTGTAATCAATGGTTGCAACAATGTGGTTGTTCGAAATGTGAAGGCAATAGCGCCGGACCAAAGCCCCAACACCGATGGAATTCATGTTCAAACTTCTAAGGGTGTTACAATTATTGGATGTACACTACAAACAGGAGATGATTGCGTATCAATTGGTCCAGGaacttataatttattcaTGACTAATCTCAAATGTGGACCTGGCCATGGCGTAAGgtaattaaattcaactcTACACAATAATCAGTTGAAGACGTGATGGATTGATAGTTAATGTCGGTCGCTACAtacttctttatttattattattattatttaatctttttctccTTCAGACTGACATTAAAAGCTAATGAATTGAAATTGGAAATACACAGCATTGGAAGCTTAGGGAAGGAGTTAAAGGAAGATGGAGTACAAAACATAAGCTTAAAGAATTCAGTATTTAGCGGATCAGACAATGGGATAAGAATAAAATCATGGGCAAGACCAAGCAAAGGCTTCGTTAGGAACATTGTATTTGACAACATTGTTATGGACAACGTTGAAAATCCAATTGTAATAGATCAAAATTATTGCCCTGATAACAAAGGCTGTCCCCGGCAGAATTCAGGCATACGGATCAGCAAGGTCACGTATAGAAATATCAGAGGAACATCTGCCACTCCAGAAGCTGTTAGTTTTGATTGTAGCATTACTAATCCATGCACAGACATTAAATTACAAGACATCAAGCTTCTTTATAAGAACAAAGCAGCCTCCTCATCCTGCAGGAATGTTCGTGGATCCAGTACTGGAATATTGATGCCTCGTAGCTGCATGCTATAGCAAAGTTGGAATATTGTTGttgcatgttttattttcttctcttaatttataGAGCTTTCTGTGGTGGCTAAAATGATTGTTGATTATTTAGGCAATCATAATTGTGAAAGTCATTACAAGCTGAGAGAAGATTGTATAGTTTGGATTTGCTTCTGTAGTTTACTTGGTTTAGAGGAAAAATGGGTAATTAATGTAGCTGATattgtgatatattttttaataaatgacaGATCATTGTACCCATTAATTTTACCTGTTATGCGGTGTGTTACTTGTTTcttacttctttttattttattctattttatttctgAAAATTTGCTGATAtcttgattattttataaacataattcatcagtgtgtgtgtttttgttaaatgaaagcataaattaatgttaaatttgTGTTAGAGTCTTATTAAAATACATGAATCACTAAATACATTGATGAATGTTGAGGTATTGGTGAAGAGTCACATGTGTATTGATATCTAATGTTGCTGTCTTTCTATATGTACTTTTCTACTAATAAAAATACGTGTAAGATTTATCACttgaatgtaaaagaaaaagaaaacaaaagcaagTTATAGAAGTATTCAAGTTCTTATTTCTCCTAAGTTGTGTGAatataaaagaacaataatcTTCTTCTCGTCTCTTGATTTGTATTCTGAGGAACTAATACGTTTCCAACATGTCGTATCAAAGCTAAGATCATAAATGGCTTGAAATGGTAACATGTTGCAACCCCAACTTCCAAAAGTTCAATGAGATGAATTTTAATCAGAGTATTCAAATGAAAGTCTAATATTAATCACACAAGAATTGTGGAATATTGTTGAATAGAAGATACAGTACTGAAGTTGAGAACCAGAATGGGCTCACAAATCAACAACTTGCTGtgagttgagaaaaaaatCGTATGAAAGACAAGAGATTCTTCATTTATCAAGTTGTTGagttcatattttttagaGAACTTCAAGGACTACTTCTGAAAAGATGACTTGGGATATTCTACAATCCACCTATAGACGagagaaaataagataaagtgttgggtttttgaaaattatcatAAGGGTAAGTTGTCCAACGTAAAAAAGGTTTAGGAAAATCATGGGATTGTTCTACCTTCAAAGGGTTTAGGaaagttatgatttttttcctacattaataaaaagatttagaaaagaataaacttggaagaaaaaaaacatagcaGCAAAAAGCATGAAATTTAAACACCCTCTTGACCAAAATTCATCTCCTTATCATTATAACTATCACCAGCCCTTTTCAACCCTTTCAAAGTCAGTGGGCAAGGGAAGAAGATCAGGATTATCAAGCACCTAGTGTAGACATCATGCAGGAAAGAATAAACTTGACAAGGTGATCGAAGAGAAACTTTCTTATTCTACTAGGTAAGTCTGAATTTCTTAACACCATTCCTTAAGTTGGCAAACctaattttaagaattaatcTTGTTGATGGTAAAGCTCACCTTTCACTTCTTGAACAATTTGTGAAGTTAGAGCCATAAAAACCAATTCTGTATGATCCTATTAAAGGGACTTGATGTGGAAGATCAAGCTCAGACTTAAAAGAGAGGTAGACAAAGAATTGAGAACCATGGGCCAACCCTTGGaaagaaaaacctaaaaaatcaGCCAAGATCTGATAGGATTattccaaaatgaaaataatctAGGAATATCGCCTagaaattaactaaattaagCCACATTGATGGCCACACACTCCACCTAAAACTCAAGAGGTGCACATCTTGATGTAGACCATTTATATGGAAGATTTTGAGAAGTAGCATGCTTTTGattttacatttcaaaagtAACACACTTTCAAAAAGcttgtaatttttgttattggtCAATCTCGGTCGACCTTGATATTGGgatttttcttcacaaattttaaaaatctcttGCAACGTAACTTCTTAGTCCATCTCAATCAAGATCAACACTGAGATTgtgctttttatttatttcaaa encodes:
- the LOC101217206 gene encoding polygalacturonase, yielding MANFPFFSIHFCLLLITLFFQASSAGNYNVISFGAKGDERTDSTVSFLKAWASACTSPKPSTIYVPKGRFLIKGIVFKGPCKNQITFQIDGTVVAPSDYRALGNSDSWILFSKVNKVSVVGGTLDGKGASYWACKTSGKNCPVGVPSMTFNWANNIVISGLTSINSRQTHLVINGCNNVVVRNVKAIAPDQSPNTDGIHVQTSKGVTIIGCTLQTGDDCVSIGPGTYNLFMTNLKCGPGHGVSIGSLGKELKEDGVQNISLKNSVFSGSDNGIRIKSWARPSKGFVRNIVFDNIVMDNVENPIVIDQNYCPDNKGCPRQNSGIRISKVTYRNIRGTSATPEAVSFDCSITNPCTDIKLQDIKLLYKNKAASSSCRNVRGSSTGILMPRSCML